One part of the Pithys albifrons albifrons isolate INPA30051 chromosome 21, PitAlb_v1, whole genome shotgun sequence genome encodes these proteins:
- the LOC139681490 gene encoding exportin-2-like isoform X1 encodes MTSELAATENNGVPYFVATSRRPVWRCFPAPAAAGVAGACGEHPAAGAGAAEAFLERGAGTIARSAAAKIPGLLGGFQKLIACKTDHPQGFDLLNSIMEHMPPESVDWYRKQVFILLFQRLPSSKPTKLIKKNDDS; translated from the exons ATGACTTCTGAATTAGCAGCAACTGAAAATAATGGTGTCCCGTATTTTGT AGCGACATCCCGACGTCCTGTATGGCGCTGTTTTCCCGCACCTGCCGCAGCCGGTGTCGCGGGAGCGTGCGGGGAACATCCCGCCGCTGGTGCGGGTGCTGCAGAGGcgttcctggagcgcggcgccggcaccatcgcccgcagcgccgccgccaagatc cctggatTGTTGGGGGGATTCCAGAAGCTGATTGCCTGTAAGACAGATCAtccccaaggctttgacctgctaaacagcatcatggagcatatgccccc tgaatcagttgactggtacaggaaacaggtcttcattctgctattccaaagacttccaagttccaaaccaacaaaacttatcaaaa aaaatgatgattcctga
- the LOC139681490 gene encoding exportin-2-like isoform X2, translated as MTSELAATENNGVPYFVATSRRPVWRCFPAPAAAGVAGACGEHPAAGAGAAEAFLERGAGTIARSAAAKIPGLLGGFQKLIACKTDHPQGFDLLNSIMEHMPPESVDWYRKQVFILLFQRLPSSKPTKLIKSRWPC; from the exons ATGACTTCTGAATTAGCAGCAACTGAAAATAATGGTGTCCCGTATTTTGT AGCGACATCCCGACGTCCTGTATGGCGCTGTTTTCCCGCACCTGCCGCAGCCGGTGTCGCGGGAGCGTGCGGGGAACATCCCGCCGCTGGTGCGGGTGCTGCAGAGGcgttcctggagcgcggcgccggcaccatcgcccgcagcgccgccgccaagatc cctggatTGTTGGGGGGATTCCAGAAGCTGATTGCCTGTAAGACAGATCAtccccaaggctttgacctgctaaacagcatcatggagcatatgccccc tgaatcagttgactggtacaggaaacaggtcttcattctgctattccaaagacttccaagttccaaaccaacaaaacttatcaaaa gcagatggccatgctga